A window from Leifsonia shinshuensis encodes these proteins:
- a CDS encoding helix-turn-helix transcriptional regulator, translating to MDDETVHQDALDAERSAAGRAALAALQVAVDRSDGDGVTAAVRDGWFALASEQGDATRLLLERLPGHELRQHPLLAMMLGLTYNVLGFHRVRALRYFVTAVRAARAPRNQTVGPVDRVLIRSAEASAYRLIGRPGLSVGPARAAIAELDRLPEDLRETVSDLPRVYAQLGISLYYAGDVDGAMDTFAKGLAATPTTPPSPGFGNLAMLAGIHALQGDLPEARAHVDYARTGPWNDRQRRMYTGTFYRLAEAVLALERFDAAEAQAHLDAMEHDRRSIEHWVAEARVEALVRLVDGRPGEALAGLEAYAGMRSGEARSSAVRDQLSGIRAVLQLALGNPDAAGVILERDAAPGPERHIGRARVYLALGRNGSALSELKAASGRPLTARTATEAAALEAAVLLRLAPTSRTRGVVEQLGALLRRTGLRLPLALLPADDLERVGQALTAAGYGDVLQDVPLRSLLPVAEPDLLLTDRELAVLGALMNSGSTAEIASVLVVSANTVKTQLRSVYRKLGVNNREDAIAVALSRHLLVERD from the coding sequence ATGGACGACGAGACGGTGCACCAGGACGCGCTCGATGCCGAGCGGTCGGCGGCCGGCCGGGCCGCGCTGGCCGCTTTGCAGGTCGCCGTCGACCGCAGCGACGGAGACGGGGTCACGGCGGCCGTGCGCGACGGCTGGTTCGCCCTCGCCAGCGAACAGGGCGACGCCACCCGCCTGCTCCTGGAACGCCTCCCCGGGCACGAGCTGCGCCAGCATCCCCTGCTCGCGATGATGCTCGGGCTCACCTACAACGTGCTCGGCTTCCACCGGGTGCGCGCGCTGCGCTACTTCGTGACCGCGGTCAGGGCCGCCCGTGCCCCGCGCAACCAGACCGTCGGACCGGTCGACCGCGTGCTCATCCGCTCGGCCGAGGCGAGCGCCTACCGCCTGATCGGACGTCCCGGCCTCAGCGTCGGACCGGCGCGCGCGGCCATCGCGGAACTCGACCGTTTGCCGGAGGATCTCCGCGAGACGGTGAGCGACCTGCCCCGCGTCTACGCGCAGCTCGGGATCTCGCTGTACTACGCCGGCGACGTGGACGGCGCGATGGACACCTTCGCCAAGGGGCTGGCCGCGACCCCCACCACGCCGCCGTCGCCGGGCTTCGGCAACCTCGCCATGCTGGCCGGCATCCACGCCCTGCAGGGTGACCTGCCCGAGGCCCGCGCCCACGTGGACTACGCGCGCACCGGACCGTGGAACGACCGCCAGCGACGCATGTACACCGGCACGTTCTACCGTCTGGCAGAGGCGGTGCTCGCCCTCGAACGGTTCGACGCTGCCGAGGCTCAGGCGCACCTGGACGCGATGGAGCACGACCGGCGAAGCATCGAGCACTGGGTCGCCGAGGCCCGGGTGGAGGCGCTGGTCCGTTTGGTCGACGGCCGGCCCGGAGAGGCGCTCGCTGGGCTGGAGGCGTACGCGGGGATGCGGTCGGGTGAGGCGCGGTCCTCCGCGGTCCGCGACCAGCTGTCCGGCATCCGCGCGGTACTCCAGCTGGCGCTCGGCAACCCGGACGCCGCAGGGGTCATCCTCGAGCGGGACGCGGCCCCCGGTCCGGAGCGCCACATCGGCCGGGCGCGGGTGTACCTGGCTCTCGGGAGGAACGGCTCGGCCCTCAGCGAGCTCAAGGCGGCGTCGGGCCGGCCGCTGACCGCCCGGACGGCGACGGAGGCGGCGGCGCTCGAGGCCGCGGTGCTGCTCCGGCTCGCTCCGACGTCGCGCACGCGAGGAGTCGTCGAGCAGCTCGGCGCTCTTCTCCGCAGGACGGGGCTGCGACTGCCGCTCGCGCTGCTCCCGGCCGACGACCTCGAGCGGGTCGGGCAGGCGCTGACCGCGGCCGGGTACGGCGATGTGCTCCAGGATGTGCCGCTGCGTTCCCTGCTGCCCGTCGCCGAGCCCGACCTCCTGCTGACCGACCGAGAGCTCGCCGTGCTGGGCGCACTGATGAATTCGGGATCCACCGCGGAGATCGCCTCGGTGCTCGTGGTGTCCGCGAACACCGTGAAGACGCAGCTCCGGAGCGTCTACCGCAAGCTGGGCGTCAACAACCGGGAGGACGCGATCGCGGTGGCGCTGTCGCGGCACCTGCTGGTCGAGCGCGACTGA